The genomic stretch aaaaaaaagattatacctgccaatgcaggggacatgggatcgagccctggtctgggaagatcccacatgccgcggagcaactaggcccatgtgccacaactactgagcctgtgctctagagctcacgagccacaactactgagcccgtgcgccacaactactgaagcccctgcgcctagagcctgtgctctgcaacaagagaagccaccgcaatgagaagtccacgcactgcaacgaagagtagcccctgctcgccgcaactaaagaaagcccacacacagcaacgaagacccaacgcagccaaaaataaatacataaatagagagagagagagatggacctcaaaatgtaatagaaaattGGAACAAATGTTTTGGACTGTCCTTTAAAAATGGGTTGCATGGATCATTAGGCTTTGagatggcagagcagagaggCAGTGGGGAGACCCCAGAAGGATACAGAACTtgctccattttctcttctgtaaaatgttgATGATAATCTTAGTTTCccatgaaggttttttttttttaataaatttatttattttatttatttatttttggctgcgttgggtcttcgttgctgcacgcgggctttctctagtttcagtgagagggggctactcttcgttgcggtgcacgggcttctcactgcagtggcttctcttgttgcggagcatgggctctaggcatgcgggcttcagtagttgtggctcatgggctctagagcgcaggctctgtagttgtggcgcataggcttagttgctccgcagcatgtaggatcttcttggaccagggctcgatcccgtgtcccctgcactggcagacggattcttaaccactgagccaccagggaagcccctcctatgAAGGTTTTTGATTCAGGTAAAGGGATTGGCaaatagtaagagctcaataaatattagctcttattactatcattatcatGTACATTTTACATTCTAGAAATGGCAAGTTCTTTGTGGATAAGGGTACTGTCTTTTTAAACCAAATTATGCGGAAGGAATATTAAGGAAGGACCTCAATATTAAGGTATTCAGTAAATACCTCCCAGGTTACTTGAGGCATAAGAGAAATGGAAGCAGGTGTGGCTGACGCAGCCCTGGTAATGTGGATGGAAAGAGAAGATTCATCCTAGATTGCGGGCTTTGGGGAGCCTATTATCTGGCTCTCTGATCCTCTGTCTGCCCTTTAAACAGCTGGCAGAGGCCCTGTCCCCTTATCTTCATAGAAGCTCCTAATTCTGGCCTCCTGACGCCCCTTCCCTCCCGGGTCCAGGCAACTTCCTGTGAGTCCCAGAGGCAGCACTGACAGCCAGAGTCACAGAGAAGTGTCTGTGCACAGAGGCAGAGTGACGGCAGTGGGCAACCACTGGGCTGGGGCCAGAGGCCCACAAAGCCAGAAAGAGGCACGCTACTGAGACTGCGatgcaccaggaagcctgtgtttCCCTATTCTGAGAGGAAAGGTCAAAGAGCTGCAGCCTCGGAGAATGGGCTCCGCTAAACTGCCCTTCCCTtacatccttctctctctctctctctcttttaataagAAGGGTGTTCCTTTCctcaaagggagagagagggagggagggagagagagactgtaAACTGTCCAAAAGGACCGTGAGAAAACAGGAAGCTTTGAAAAGTACAAGAGAAAGCAAGATGAAATCTATTTGCAGGCGGGCCCCTGGGGACATGCGGGGCATTGTTAAGCAGGCAGTTCATACAGCTatatccttccttctgctgaggaGGGCTTTGCTGCCAAAAGGCTGCTATCTGGTCACTGCCTTAACCCCCTCAATGCCAGCCTGAGAACCCTGATCCCAAGCACTGGGCCCCTACAAGTCCCCACTGGGTTTCTCCCCTGATGGAGCATCCAAGAGCTGGAGGGGGGAGATGGAGCCAATTTGGCAGAGGCGGTGGGGACCCTTTTCAGGGAGACCTCATCCTTTTCTATCTGTTCTTGCCTCAGCCTTCAGCCCTCTGCTTCGGGCCAGGCTGCAGATGACCTGGTGATTCATAACATAGGCAGCTCCCGGCTTCACCCATCTCAAAGGAGAATTTGTCCCGGAAATTCTGGATGACTACTTTTCCTGGACAGGTTTCCCAAAGACAGCAGCTGGTTCTTTGCTATTATGGAGTGTGGCTGCTACGAGGATAGCATCCAAATCAACCCCTGCGTGCTTACGCAGGATCTGGGAAGCATATTTCTGAAACATGGCTTAAGTCTACAGGCGCAGGTCTCTGGAGAAACTCCAGCTGGCTCCAAGAAGCAAGCAGTCCAGAAGTCAAGCCAATAGCAAAAGAACCCAGAAGGGCAGTaatttttttataagaaaaaaaaaaaacagaaacctttCCTCTCCTCGAATTTTCCATCCTATTGTTAATGCCTAATCCCGCAGTAAACGAATGTTTCTGTTTGCTGTGGACAGCTGTTTCCACTGAGCCAGGGCCAGAGAGAACCAGTTCATGTGGCCACAGCGGGAGGGATTTATGTTAGGAAGAATTTTTAGTGGTGAGAATCCCAGGAAATTAGAATCTGTTACTTAAAGACTCtcccttttttttggggggggcaagTTTTGGGGTAAAGGAGATGGAGTCAACTCTTGGAATATGGCTGGAGCAAGGTCTGCCTCTTTTTTCCAGCCATGTCagtcacataaatggaataacCCTTCCCTGTTACCGCAATACAGCTCGGGTTTAGTTGTCTGGGCCCGTTCTCCAGCATCACCGTGTAGCCAGCCATCCACTCCTCTCTGAGGGCTGTGAATTGCATGGTGATGAGCAAATGGCCCTCTATTCCTCTCCCAACTCTCAGACCCCAGGAACCCCTACCCAGGGCCAGATTTCCAAGAATACAGCACAACATGAGTAAGAAGCAAAGTCCACAGGACACCATCTGGAGATGGCCTATCCCACAGTGGGATCTGGAGCTAGTTTATAAATACACAGGGCCCCATTACATAATCTGTAAATTCAGACATGCTCTGAAATTCCTTTGAAATGAAGAAGGGTGATGGTATGAAGAGGACACCAAGCAGGTGGCACTTTGCAGGGAGATGGGGACAAAGAGAGGAAGAACCTGGCAGTATGTTCTGGCACTCGCCAGGGGACAGAGGGCCCCTGATCGAGGTGACTGACACCTGTTCTTATTTCAGGAATGTCTAAGAATGGAGAGGGGCCACCTAGGTTTGACAAACATACTTTAACATCCCGTTCTTTTTGTTCAAATGATACATACTGCCTTCTAGGCAGCCTCTGACCTCCTGTGGCCTCCTGAGAGAAACTGCTCCTCAGGAAGAAGTGACCTTTGCAGATGACCAGTCCAATTCCGGTGCCAGGCCCAACTCCCACTGGAGAGTTAAACTGTATTCTATCACAGCTGGCATTTCACGCTACAAGCGCCTCTCTTATGGGGTTTGATGGTGTGACCAGATATCTGGAGCCTTATCCACCCTCAAGGAGACGTCAGATTGAGTTTCTGAACTGTGTAGTTGACCAGCAGACACCCTTTGAACCATGTGTGGTGTGCTATCATTGGGGTGAAGGGAGGCCTGTCATCACTGGGCCCATCATGTCCCATCATGTCCCATCATGTCCCGTCTCTATGCACTGGTACCAGAGAGAACCCTCTAAATCCTCAAGGACCACTTGGTCCAAGATCCTCCAGGCCCCTCTGAGGCCCTTGAGGTAGAGAAACAGGACTGCCTCTGTGCCCCCAAATCACACACAGCTGGCAAGCCCTTTTCCTGCATTGGCTCTGCCCTGACGTATCCCTCTGTTTCAGAGATGTTTTCTGCCTGGTTTAACCACTACTGCTGGCCCTGAAGTggtgaggtggaggagggagtcGGCTGGGCTGGATGGACGTGGATTTTTAGGGGACTACAAGCTATGCAATGGCTCCTGAATATTTTAACGACTTTATGTGCCCCGCCACCAGCTGATAAAAATACAGTTCATGCTCGAAGCCCAAGAGTAAACTCAACACAAGGAATGAAGAGGGGCGATGAGCCCCTGATGGCACCTCTACTGTAGGAGACAGTAAACCCCCGGCAGGCGGGAACAGCTCTGTTAAAAGTGAAGTGTTCAAGGGACTCAGTGAGGCGGAAGGGAAACCAAAGGCGTGTCTAAAGGGAGACAGAAGAGCTGGCCTGTGGAGTCCACAGGGTCCCGCAGTCAGGTCTGGCTTGACGGGTGTGTGGCCTGTGTGGTCACACGAGGCCCTGAACTCAGAAGTGTCCCGGGTTTGGTGTTACACTCTGCTTTCATCGTCTTGAAATTCTGAATAGCATCTGAACAAGGGGGCCCCGTGTTCATTTTCCACCAGGCCCTGCGAATTACGTACACCATCCTGCATGCAGCTGCCTCCGCCTTCAGCTCAGATCACTCAAGACGGACATAAATTGACTTTCAAACCACTGGGAACttgaaggaaaggaggggaaacaCAAGTAGGTGGCAGGAAAAGGGCTGGAGGgagaccccctccctcccccacctccggAGAATGCCCACACAGGTCTAGGGAAGCTCTGGCTCCTGACCCCTCTCACCCCGTCCAGGAGTGGCCAGCACAGGAAAGAAGTCAGCTTCACAGGGGGTTCCTTCAAGTGGGGGGATATGCTGCTGAGGGATTAAGGCAGGAACAGCCCCTGGAAGCAGGGAATCCTACTCCAGAAACAGGGGTTGACAAAGAATATCATTTGGACCCCATCAGACACGCAGGACAGAGAGAAGGCAAATACGTTTCAAACAGAAAGGCTCTAACGATATCTGAACGTGGTGATTTCCCTCTGCTTCCCCCTCAGCCCTCTCCTCGTGACTGAGGTGTCACTTGCCAGTACCTTCCTTGAGTTAAACTGCCCAATCCTGAGCAAGCTTCCTTCTCATCTTAGAAGTGGAGAAGAGAAAcaatgtggggggaggggagccagcCTGGGAAGCCTGAGCATTTCTGCGTCATACCCGTCAATGCCTTGGGCTTTACAAATCTCCAGCTCACACTTTACCTTAGCGCATGAAATAAAAACCCCAAGTTAATGTGACACAGAGATTGTAACGAAGACGCTCCATCATATTCAGTAATAAACGAGAAGCACTTCAGCTGACCTTGCACCCAGTTGTTCCTCGGCCGACACAAGCATCTCTGAGGTCACCTGAGGGACTAGCCTTGGAATCTCTTCCATCCCCTCCGGGAGACCTGCCCCTCAAATTACAGTGCTCAGTCCAAGTGTCAGGAGGGCAGGAGCGGGGgcagtgggaagggaaggggacagggctGGAAGCTTCTCTGACTCCTCTCTGTGTTCTACTCATTGGCTTGTAAGGGGAAGAGGGCTACACCTGACTGCTGCTTTCTAGAGCACCAGCTCTCACACCACCTTCATCCTTTAACGACCTCATTCGCCAAATGGGCCTTCCACCCTCAGCGTTCCCTGTACTGGCTGTCTCCACGCCCTGTGCACTGATTCCGCCGCGAGACCCACAGGGCAGCTCCTAGGGCTCAGCTGAGCACAGCTGCGGCGGAGAGAGGCACAGAGCAGCAGACAGGCCTGGGCTTGGCCGCAGACCTACTCTGAGCCGCAGAGGTTCCTCTGATGAGACTGAGTAGAAGGTTCCCTGGAGATTCTTCCTGCGCATTTGCACAGCCCTCTGAGCCCTCCCTCTCCACGCTCCTCCCGGGCAGCCGCCCACCTTGCATTTGAAGGGCTTCACGTCCGAGTGGACGATCATGTGCGCCTTAAGGGTCTGTTTCTGCACAAAGCTCTTGTAGCACAGGTGACACTGGTAGGCGCGGATGTTGGTGTGGATCAGCACGTGTCTCTTCATGTTGGCCAGCAGCGTGAACTCCCGCCCGCAGATCCCGCACTTGTGCTCCTTCACGCCCTGGAAGGGGGCAAGAGGCGAAAGAACCGTGGTTAGCAGGTAACAGACTTTCATCAGGACAGCggtctttgcttttctctctgccaCATAAATCCACAAAGGATTTGGTGAAAGATGTTGAGTTCCAAATGGTGTGGCTGTAGCCTTCTTAAACTACTATTTTCTTGAAAAGTGTTGATTACgtaatcctttttttcttctaaaaaccaTAAACTAGCCAGACTGTTAGAGGAAGAGAAAGCTACTGCTTTTGttgttcctgctgctgctggggttAATTCTACGGTAACAGTTCTCAGGGATTAATAAGATTTTGGTAAGAGCACCATGGAATGAATGGTATGTGAAATGAGTCTAATCCGGCTTTCatgataatgaaaaaacaaagccCCCTAAACTGATAATATCATTTCCCATATGAAAACCAATGTTCTCTTGAGTTCTCATTAATGGACTTGAAAATCCAAGAAGAACAACTCACATCCACACTTCAAAAAATTACAACTCGATAATCGCCACTTGAGATGGTCCCCTGGGCTCCCACGGGCCACAGTGGCCTCTATGTGATTTGGCTATGGAGCTTCCTCCAAGCCGGCTTCTGTCCGACAGAGCAATTTGGCAGAGGACAGCTTTCTGAATTAGAAAACGGGAAAGAAGAAGATTTTCTAGTTCCCTTGCTGTTTGTGAAGTGTTTTAATACTTAAGCATCAATGCCCtcaactgaaagcatttctaggGACTCACGGCGTGAGTAGAGCATTACCTAATCCTGACTAACCAGTGTTTCTCTGAAACGGCTGTTACAAGAAATCTTGAGCCAGAATGACTTTTTGGAAGGACCCAGAACCATGGTATTAAAACTAAGGTTATTACAGGTTTAGAACAAGTCATTTGGCTAACAACTGTATCTTATAAAACCCATATGGCCTGATATTCATAGTGACCTAAGGCAGGAGGGGTTCCAAGGTTCCCTCTgcctatattttcatttctttaatttgggACATGGTAAGAGAGTACCACTCCTCAGTTTAGGTGAGCCCATGGCACTAAAGGGTGAGTTTGGGTCTCTGCCCAGCTGTTTACTGGCTACATAACCTTAAATGAGTCCCGCAGCCTTTCCTGGTGAAGGCTTCCTCATCTCAAGTTGAAGTGCTGGGACATGAGACCCCGGGGGCTCTTTCTAACTGGAATACTGTCTAGTCTAGATGATTGCAGATGAGTATGGATTTATGCTAATGAAGAGATCTAAATTTTAATGTCCTCCTAAGAAGATGAATTTTTGAAATGTGTTGCATATTCAAACAGTGagttaaaaagtattaaattaataaaaactattttcttgATGGGTTTAAAATTTACTTCGGTatctttcttctcaagattgtCCCTATACTTGGTTATGATCTAGTTAGTACCCACTTATCACTGTTTTTGGAATTCTCTAAAAAGAATTCTGTGaacaaagtaaaattcacatGTGGGCTGGCCTAGACCTCAAGTAAATGAGAGACTGGACACAGCTTTAGGAACAAAGGGAGCTGCTGTGTCTTTAATAAGATCAATGAACTCTCAGAGAGGGGACCTGCGGAGCTGCTGggtgaagggaaggagggagtagTCTTGATAGTTGTGTTCAAGAGCTCAGGTGCTAGAGACAGAGATGCTGGGTGACTTCCCCATGGCTTGGTGTCTTCATCTGCAAATCTGGAGTAACGATACCCATAGGTAGCTCTTACAGTTGTtgaagaggattaaatgagaagtaGAGTACCTGGCACttagcaagtgctcagtaaatgctaccTCTCACTGTTTGCTGACTCCtttaattaaaatgcattttgcttCCTAATTCAAACAAGACCTATTTCAGATACCAGgctgttttctccattttgagttcattttctaCCATCTTACAGAATTTTTATCTGTTCTAAAATGCATCTCTGATTCCTTTTCCACACATGTAGGAGTCCCTGAAATTAGCACATGGCCCCCCTGCTGGCTGACTCTCAGTTCAGGCTCTTTGTTGACGGCTCCTGCACTAGGCGGGCACCTCCCCTCTGGATGCATCTCAGGTGCCTTTTGCAGGGCAGCTGTTTGTGCAGAGCCCACAAGGCAGTCACGCATTTTGCCCATATTTGGTCCTAACCTATCAAATGAAACCCACAATGCCAGAGCAGAAATATTATCTTGGCTGAGCAAAGTCCTCCACTGACCTTTCAGAATGAAAGAATGTTTTAGAAACTCTGGCTTGCTAGAAGTCTCTTCTGCCAAGAAAACCACTTGAGGTCAAGGGTGTGAGAGTAGAGGTCAGTGGGGCAAACTTCCCCTCTTGGAAGCTCAAAGCAGACCCAAGTTAGCTTAGCTGGGTAAGATTTCAGGAATGCACTGGGGCCTTGTTTTAGTTCGTCCTGAATGACTCCAGGGCTTTGTTTGCAAACTAGGCTGAACTTAGACATGTGGGCCTATATTTCTCCTTGAAGACCTGCGGCTGGGGAAGGTAAAACCAAACCCAACAGACAAGAATGCTCTCTCATGCCTCCTATAATGCAAACCATAGAGCACTGCCACCAACTAGGCAGAAGCTCAATGGGGGAAGCACAGACCCGGCCAGACCCAGGCCAGGTCTGCTGCCCTCAAAGCCACCTGCAAATGAAGCAGttgagggagaaaataaagcaaaaggtaGCCACAGCTTTAGCAgaaaaaagaccaagagaattttCTAGAGTTTTCTAGAAGGCTCCGATTAGTGTATCCCAGGCACAAAGCTGGTCTTGGGTAGATAGGGACTGATGCACCCTCATGCTAGCACCCCAGATGAagtttccagaaataaaattttagggaTTCTGGGAGGCAAAGAAGCAACAGCCCAAGCGGCAGCTGCTTCCTTCATCCTTCCGCACCCTCCTCTCCaaactgcattctttttttctaggGCCGCCTGAGACTCCAGAAGTCGAGATGGGAAAGGGCTTGATGGTTAGTCTCCTCACTCTCCCCCATTTCAAGGTGAGGAAGAAGAACGTCTGGGCTCAGGTAAGGGACGCCTCCTGCCCAGGGTTACACGTGTCAGGGGTGGGGAGCGGCGCAGCTCTCCTGGGCCCTCAGCCCCGGACTCGCTCCTCTCCCCTGGGGCCCCGCAGTACCTTGTGCGTGAGGGAGTGCTGCTTGAGGTGGTGGGGCTGCACGAACTCCATGCCGCACTCGGAGCAGATGTAGGGCCGGATGTCCTTGTGCTTCATCATGTGGTTCTGCAGCTGACTCGGGTACTGGAAGGTCTTGTCGCATTCGGAGCAGCTGTACTGGATGGGGCCCCGGTGCGTGGTGAGGTGCCTCTTCAGCTGGGCCAGGGTGGGGAAGTCGAGGCCGCACTCCACGCAGATGTTCTCCCGCCCGCTGGCGTGCTTGGCCTCGTGGGCCTTGAGCTCGCTGGGGTAGGCGAAGCCCCGGCCGCACACGCGGCAGTTGTGCGGCTTCACCTCGCTGTGCTGCATCATGTGGCGCTTCAGGTGGCTGGTCTGGGTGAAGGCCTTGTGGCACACCTGGCATTTGTGGGGCCGCGTGCCCTGGTGGGTCAGCATGTGGGTGTGCAGGTGGCTGAGCTGCTTGAAGAGCTTCCCGCAGCGGCTGCACGCGTGCGGCTTGATGCCGCTGTGGCCCAGGATGTGGGTCACCAGGTTGTACTTGGAGGTGTAGGACTTCTCGCAGGTGGGGCACTGCCAGCGCTTCTGCGCGCCGCCCACGTCCACGTAGTAGCTGTCGTCGATCTGCACGTTCACGTCCACCCTCTCCACCTTCTGCTTGGTCTCCTCGCTCTCCCGCGGCTCGGCTTTGCGGGGCAGCAGCGGCTCCGGGGGCCGCTTGGGCAGGAAGGTGTGCCGGCTGAAGGGGAAGGGCGAGGCCGAGGGCACGAAGAAGGGGAACAGCAGGCCCGGGGGCACTTTGGGGTAATAGGGGTAGGGCGTGGGCAGGAACGGAGGGGGCGTGGGCGCGGGCCACGTGGCGCTGGGCTTCACGGGCTCCTGCTTGACGGCCTTGCCCCCCAGGTGCTCCAGGCTGCGGTAGAACTGAAAGCCCACGTTGCAAAGGTCGATCATCCGAGAGTCGTACTTGGGccgtggcggcggcggcggcggcggcggcggcggcggcaagAGCAGGCGGAGTTCCGGGGGCCCGGGGTTCTTGCTCTCCTCCGGGTGCAGGGCAAGAGCGGCTTCTTCCGAGGGGTGGTTATAGGGCATCTTGGTGGGCATGCTCTTCCGTTTGCGAGACCCTCCTCCTTCAAAGACCCCCGGGAATCCGTCTAGGTCTCCTGGAGGAGGCTCATACCGGAACTGGGAAAACGGCCCCCGGAGAGCTTCCGGGAAGGGGTGTCTTGGAGGAGCTCTTCCTCGGGAAACCACTGGCTGCAGGccgtgggggaaggagggggcccTCTTCGCACCCAAACTGAAATGCACATCCTCGTCTTTGACCATCTTCATTTCCTTCTGCATCCTTGGCAATTTtcctttaaagagaaagaaacttatcgttaaaaaaaaaaaaaaaaaaatccctttttccATGAAGAGTTGTGGCTAGATGTCAGTACTAATTTATGAAGAGTAATGTTTGTTTAATACCGCTCCCCATTTATCCTAAGGctgtttaaaatatcatattttccCCCTTGCAAACCCGGTTACTAATGTGGAAAGCACTGGCCTCCTGGAGTGGGACCCTAGGGCTCCAGTGTAAATCACAGCCACAAAACCatagctgggggtggaggaggggaggtaTGAGAGTGGGCTGGATTGGGAGGAAACCCGAGACCTCATCTGGCCATTGTCCCCATCTGAGATGAGGgtaccaaggcccagagagatgaagcAACGTGCTTGAGTCCCACAGCTACTCAGAACAGGAGTCAGAACTGGGACACATTCTTCTGAGACTTTTCAGCCTGAGATGGAATTGCATCTGCCAAATGGCGCTTTAAATGTCTTTTAGGGTCAGTTCTTCTCTAAGTGAATTGATTTCCACTGCCTCTGCCTGTCTAGGGGCCTTTGCTGCTGGAGGATGGGGATATTGAAGGCCACACAGGAGAAGGGACTTTACTGCTTAACTCAGATCTCAGACTTTCTGAGTATCCACCCCCAGCAAAGTGTGCTGCTGGGGTATATCGAGCAGATGAGATCAATGTGATTAAGAAAAGCATATAATCCAATGTTACAGAGTCATCCTGGCAATTTATGCATTCTAATCCTCCACCTGAAGcaacttcagggaaaaaaatccaagatcGTGCGTCTCTAAAACTGCACTTGTGTCTCTTCCTTCACGTAGGTGTCATTCAGAATAAAGCTTGGCCTTTGGTGTTGGTGACTCCTGTGGTGCCTGTCATTTCCCTGCTGAACCAGTTACTGTGTCCTGGTGACAGCATCAGGTATATCTAGGAGAGCCCGTAGGGCCAGAATCTAAACCAGGGGCCATGCTTCCTTTCACACATCTCCTTGCCAGTTTTCTATCCTCCTCACTTGGATACAAGTGGAAAGAGCCAAGTGGCTGACTTCACATTTCCAGTGAAGGCCCTTTCTACCTAGATCCTCTGAGCTTGAATGGGATTGGTCCCCTTTGCTCAGCAGAGGCTCCCACAGAACCACTCAGCCTGGTCAGGTGTCAGGTCTGGCCTCAGGCCACTGAAGACAGGGCTGGGATAGGTTCTGGACTAACTCAGGTCTCTGGCCCCGGGAATGACTACATGCTGAGCAGTGCAGGGTGAGGGTTCCAGGGGTGAGAGGACCAGTGATTTTCTGTAGTCCCTGGTGAGGCAAATGCAGTTTTTACAAGTACCTGGATATTCCCAAATAGCATGTGTGTCTTTATGAgaggtttgagaaccacagcaCAATTAGAACAGAAATGGGTCTTTTTTTGTTGGATTACCAATTCAAACACAGAAATCCGACTGAGGGAAAAAATATGTGCCCTTATTATATGAATATTTGGACATTCTTTAAAACTGTTATGTGAAAGTGTTAGAGAACTAAAGCATAATGTCAATTAGtctttgctttgtgtttctgtgagTGGGAAGATAGCCCTGACTTGTCTTCTTTCTGTGGGTTTGGGGCTTAGTAATTAAGAGGGGGAGTTTGACTGTCCAGCCTGTGCCgcatcctttttttccttcttcctaaaaTTCTTACTGAAATGCTAGGTCTTCTATCACTGCTGCCTCAAGGACCAC from Balaenoptera musculus isolate JJ_BM4_2016_0621 chromosome 3, mBalMus1.pri.v3, whole genome shotgun sequence encodes the following:
- the ZNF366 gene encoding zinc finger protein 366 isoform X1, giving the protein MQKEMKMVKDEDVHFSLGAKRAPSFPHGLQPVVSRGRAPPRHPFPEALRGPFSQFRYEPPPGDLDGFPGVFEGGGSRKRKSMPTKMPYNHPSEEAALALHPEESKNPGPPELRLLLPPPPPPPPPPPRPKYDSRMIDLCNVGFQFYRSLEHLGGKAVKQEPVKPSATWPAPTPPPFLPTPYPYYPKVPPGLLFPFFVPSASPFPFSRHTFLPKRPPEPLLPRKAEPRESEETKQKVERVDVNVQIDDSYYVDVGGAQKRWQCPTCEKSYTSKYNLVTHILGHSGIKPHACSRCGKLFKQLSHLHTHMLTHQGTRPHKCQVCHKAFTQTSHLKRHMMQHSEVKPHNCRVCGRGFAYPSELKAHEAKHASGRENICVECGLDFPTLAQLKRHLTTHRGPIQYSCSECDKTFQYPSQLQNHMMKHKDIRPYICSECGMEFVQPHHLKQHSLTHKGVKEHKCGICGREFTLLANMKRHVLIHTNIRAYQCHLCYKSFVQKQTLKAHMIVHSDVKPFKCKLCGKEFNRMHNLMGHMHLHSDSKPFKCLYCPSKFTLKGNLTRHMKVKHGVMERGLHSQGFGRGRIALAQTAGGLRSLEQEEPFDLSQKRRAKGPAFQSDGESARGSSCHEEEDDDNCYDVERDSPGLGPRRPPLCAPQDLSAKPEPGPRADAQAEGDAPPGDLQPKSRDSPGPEGGREREFARRDECPGLRALQSARRGPSFSDYLYFKHRDESLKELLERKMEKQAVLLGI
- the ZNF366 gene encoding zinc finger protein 366 isoform X2 — translated: MQKEMKMVKDEDVHFSLGAKRAPSFPHGLQPVVSRGRAPPRHPFPEALRGPFSQFRYEPPPGDLDGFPGVFEGGGSRKRKSMPTKMPYNHPSEEAALALHPEESKNPGPPELRLLLPPPPPPPPPPPRPKYDSRMIDLCNVGFQFYRSLEHLGGKAVKQEPVKPSATWPAPTPPPFLPTPYPYYPKVPPGLLFPFFVPSASPFPFSRHTFLPKRPPEPLLPRKAEPRESEETKQKVERVDVNVQIDDSYYVDVGGAQKRWQCPTCEKSYTSKYNLVTHILGHSGIKPHACSRCGKLFKQLSHLHTHMLTHQGTRPHKCQVCHKAFTQTSHLKRHMMQHSEVKPHNCRVCGRGFAYPSELKAHEAKHASGRENICVECGLDFPTLAQLKRHLTTHRGPIQYSCSECDKTFQYPSQLQNHMMKHKDIRPYICSECGMEFVQPHHLKQHSLTHKLCGKEFNRMHNLMGHMHLHSDSKPFKCLYCPSKFTLKGNLTRHMKVKHGVMERGLHSQGFGRGRIALAQTAGGLRSLEQEEPFDLSQKRRAKGPAFQSDGESARGSSCHEEEDDDNCYDVERDSPGLGPRRPPLCAPQDLSAKPEPGPRADAQAEGDAPPGDLQPKSRDSPGPEGGREREFARRDECPGLRALQSARRGPSFSDYLYFKHRDESLKELLERKMEKQAVLLGI